In the genome of Candida dubliniensis CD36 chromosome 3, complete sequence, the window AATAGCTTGATTTTCTTGAtacttattattattattattactatcaTTAGATAAAGTTTGTCTATTAGAACCTTCAAAAATCTGTGTTGTTGGGAATTGAGTTGATGTAAATCCATTAATATTACCACTAGATAAAGGTTGTATATGTGGTTGAGATTTTGGTTGATCGAAAAATTGATATCGATCATGAGTTGGTAAAATTGTTGTTCCTGGACGTTGATTAAATGTATGATATACTGATGGTGATACAATTTGAGATTTAGGAAATGATccattattaccaattgGAGAAgtcaaataatgaattggaGTTTGATTAATTGGAAATGAAGATGAACGTCCAGTATAAACACCATAAGCAGGAACTGTAGACATACCAGAAGTTGGAACCGATAATTGTTGCTGAtactgctgctgctgctgttgctgctgttgttgttgatttggtGGTTGTTGTGAGTTACCAACAATACCTGGAATTATTGGCATTTGTTGTGAAGTTGGATTTCCATTTGGATTTGCATTTGgatatgatgatgatgatgatgatgatgaaatcaGAGTTGgttcaatataatatttCGACATTACTTTTTGTACTGCTTTACCTAAATCAGACCAATCAAATACttttaaatctttttcaatatttctTGGTCGAGGATTTTCCATACTCATTATAAGATCAAAAAATCTTCgatcatttttattaattcttgaaattgttgttggttttaatgattgtaaatttcttctaattcgatttttttcttcaacatCAAATGTTTGTTTCACCATAAATTCTAATAATGTAATAATATCAACTGATGTACTAATATATCgagatttttctttccaatAAATACAAGAAATAATTGGTGATATATTATCATATTGATCTTGAGAAATTGGTTCAAAATTAATCATTTGTGTAGAACCTTCATTtcgaaaatcaaatttaactAATCGTCTcagattttgaatttcagTATTTGTCCAAAATTTCGTCATTGTATTTAAATCTTTAAGAAATTTTAGATTGACGGAATAATAAggatttaaatgatttcgAAACAGTCTTACATATTGGATATTATTGGAGTTggtattattgttatatgATGATAGTTCAGGAGGAggatattgttgttgttgttgttgttgttgttgttgttgttgttgttgttgttgttgttgttgttgctgatactgatgctgctgttgttgttgttgaagaggtggttgtggttggtATGGGAATGGATTTATAATTGGTTGGTGTTGAGATATTGgtggttgttgatgatgtgGAGAAAAATGCGACGGCAATTGGTGTCCCGGCAATTGGTTTATTGGAGGTAGCACCAGCGCCACATTCGCGCCAgatagtggtggtggaacATTGGCcctattgttattatatGAAGTTGGTTGTTGAGGGTAATAATTCTGTTCTAGATTCtgtgataattttttattatcatttctATCCACCATTgttagttgttgttgttgttgttgtttaattatGGAAAAGTGGacttttaataatattactattaccTTTCACTAGcaaatgattcaataattctttctcttcttcaataataataataataaaaataactGACTGGGGTTCTTTACCTCCAAAGAGAAAAAGGCTAACAATTAGCAACgataattatttgattcacTTAATATATGTATATCTGAATTATATGATTGAAAtgtaaagaaaaataaaatagaatttAATATGATGACTGTAATGActttaatgaaaatgaacGTTAGTAGGAATTCACtgtattctttttttattttctttgttaagttaatgatgatatgACTTGAGTTGAATAGGTTTCTTGAATCTTGACGAGTAGCAACTATTAGGGGGCGAATTAAAAAgatatcaaaaattaaattggtAAAAAGTATATTGAAACCtaaggaagaagaagatggaAGGGTAGTATTGACAAATGGTGATTATTCCTTTGGGGGGGGgtgaaattaatttaaaactTAATCATTTATATGAATGTGATTGTGGATATACTATGATgttgaacaattgaaacGTAAACATTTTAAAactaaataaatttatgaGGTCATTAATTTGGTTGGTTGAATTCCgttgataaataaatttttgttaGTGGTAATCCGTTTGGTAGTGCTACACATTGATCTCATTCTTAATGCAAAACTAAATTGCTgatcaacaaataaaaattttcattttcatttttattttcattttacaGCAATactttgtttattgttcttgttattattgctaGGTTGCTCTTGATCTGATTGTTTTCCTTCTAttgcttttttttgacaTGGGTTTTGAATCAACAGTATTGAAGCTTATTAACTATTACTGAATTCCGTTCATAGGTTGATAACACACACACTCTCTCTCTCCTGTTCCTTCTTCTCTTCTCTTCTCTTCTCTTCCTCCTGACATATCGAATTCATTAACTTGtaatataatcaataaatcaaataagaTACATACTTAAAAACAATCAAGTGGTAGTtataacaaaaataaaaagaaccTAGATCTGAAACAAAGTAGAGTATATTGAAGAACAAAAACACAGACCCCAAAAATAAGCCAGCAGAtctatttatatatatatatataacgTCAGGGAACCTAACAGTAAGAAAGAAATGAGAGATTTACTTTTATTCGTAAAGgaagttgatgaaaaaaaaaaaaaaaaaaaaaaaaaaaaagaaaagaaaagaaaagaaaacaaaatgaattaaagGCAGGGTGGGCGGACAGTAGCGCCGGAGATGGGAGATGAAATAATATATGTAAGTGTATACATACAATCCCTTGTAACAAGAATGACTTTCAAACTCAACcgatttattattatcattatcattattattgatgaagatttccttatttgaattcaaagCATTTTTCCGGTCAGCAATATTAAACAAGCAAACAggaaaaatggaaaattcttttttctttttctttttgttttcttttcttacatatgaaaaacaaaaacaaaaaacaaaacaaaaaatccGGAATTCCATTGTTCATGCATGTTTGTGCATATACTCAatttaccaccaccaacaaccaACCACCAACCACCATctacaactacaactacaacaacgACAACTGGTGCTACCGCCATGACCGCCATGACCTACTCCTTTTGTGTTCGTACGACCAACCAAAATAGTTTcatgaaaatgaaacttGTACAAAACTAcctattttcaaattaataCCCTATGTTTATATTACTTATTATATATAgccctttttttttttttttttttttttgtcacACCTCCtaaaatcaacattattTGTGGTTTAATTATATTGTTCACAATAGAGATTACATATACGGTAGGAATTTTCTATCCAGGTTAAGTTTTGTAATAAATCTAGTCTTCCATCTCCACCACATCTATTGTTTCTTGTATGAACATTTGTAATAAAGGGTTATTACCTTGCATAAAGACGTCATTCCCCCAATAACCTTGTCATATTTTACAGGTTTAATTATATGCTTATTTTCTTGAGTGGGTTGGGTTGGGTTGGGGTTTGTTTAACCTTCTGATGTTTGTCCgttgatattattgtttagGTGATAAGTTGTTGTTCTGTTTTTGTAGTTATTCCTTCCAAACATCATTAATTCTATTATTCCATCATGATCTTTATTAGTATATAGCATTaagatttctttttgtttcatgTTGAATATTTAAGGCTGGTTTGTTAGTATTCGGAGTTCCGCAATTCAATTTAGGTTGGGTGCAAAAGAAAGTTATATGCAATCCTGCATATACGTATTTTGTTTGTGACCGGAAATTGCCAACACAGTGCGAATATTACACAAAAGTCCAAGAggggaaaaaaagaaacaaaaaacaaacagcAAACagcaaacaacaaacaacaaaccaTCAAGCAAACAAACTTAAAGGTGGTGAATAGACAGATGATTATAATTAGGATTGATTACATGGATTTATAAACTCGGTAATCCAACCGCCCCACCACTTCATCTATAGAGTACTATTAGATAGGAAGAACATACACgctttcttcttcatatGCACCCTGTAATATCTTTACAGAACAAAAGTCataaaaattcttttgGCTTTTCcagaaatcaaattctaCTCTTACAGTAAAACAGGTATGATTACCCGATTTAATGTATATGAAAACTATGCAAAAtagattttattttactttattattgttttctaGAAAGAAACAAGGAATCTCTTAGTTTCAATCAGTCATGTTTTTTAGGAAAATATGAAAGAGAAAAGTTTTTGGATGAAAGTATGTCggtattatttttctcCTTGTTAATGTgttgtattgtattgttgttgatgcaTTATGTAAAAGGTGTGACATCATATTATATGGTATTAtatattggtggtggtgatggtggtggtggtggtggtatgTTGGTTGAACGTCCATACACGTTTAAAGTTTACCTTTTTCTAACAAATAGAATGAGACTATCTTAgacaaattttcaattaaagatCCGAACTTAATAAATATGAAATAATTGACGACCCTTGgaaaatctttttcttttaactCGTTTCTTCTTAACATTCCCCCCCCTTTCCTATCCTTCTCCTACCAAGTAAGAGTTCAAATCAGAAtaagtaataataaaaaggACAAGTCCCTCCTTTCGAATTATTCCGTCGTTTAAGTTGGCTTAACAACATTTCCCTTAAGGAAATAAACTTTATTGATtactaagaaaaaaaaaaattgatttacaaATATATTTGAACCCTCCCACCCCTTTGAGTATGTATGTAAcattataataattgtcGTATGACTTTGAACGTGGTTCATTTTGTTCtgaatttttcttctggAACACCggataatttatttttaggGTTTTCGTTTCTTTGAAATTCTCGGAAAAATTACCAAGAATAACATGGAATAAAAACCCCctaaaaaaacaatagaattttgaaattaggGCAATGACATACATCTACAGTAAATCTCGgcacaattattattattattattattatacttattattcttattattcCTAAACACTTAACAGGGGAGAACTACGAACAAAATCAtgataataagaataaaaaaaaaaaagctagCACCTTAGGGCAATAAAATCCACTTTATAAATCcataccaaaaaaaaaaaaaaagtttctAATATGATAATTCTGGTAAGGTTTAAAATGCcataatatcaataataatattaataacaCTAACCAATACTTCAACACCAAcgagaacaacaacaataaattcCAAATTTTCTTCATGAGAATGACCCAATTGTTCTTTCAACATCAGTAATAAATCAGATATAACTTCTAAtctttgatttaataattctacTCGTTGATTAATTTCTAAATATCCTCTCATAGCTTGATAAATTGGTTCTAAATGAGGTTCAGCCCACATTAATTCTGGTGAATCCAATACTGATCCAtgtaaattaatatttattcttaatataaataattctcCAATAgatttcattatttcaTCTCTAGTCATTTCAACTTTCCCCGTATGAGCAATTTGTTGAGGAATTTCTTGAGTATCTTCAATTGTATTATCAactaattcttcaaataaagaaattttcaCTGATTGAGCTAATCCATGAGAAATAGATAATTTTAACAtataattatcatcatctcttaatgtaataaaatcattataaaTTCTTGGTTGATATGATTTAgtaatataataattaaattcttcaatttgaatatcttcttcagataatttttcactttCAAATCTTGCTAAATCTTCTAAAAATGCCGATTCTTCTTTCCTAGTATACCCCCACATTATTACTACTCCatattcaaatataaatatatcaTTTTTCTTACCAATATCTATTTCTCCTCCTTCATCTGCAAGTCTTATAAGTTTACgagcagcagcagcagcagcattAGCATTagcatcatcaataatagtactattgttattgttatccGAATTGTTATTGGTGGTTCCTCGCCAATCTTTATATGTAAATGGGGTATATAAAcattcatcaaataatttaggACTAGTATTAtggatttttttcttatcttTTAACCATCgtaataattctttcattCTATATGATCCACAAGTACAATAAGCTGTGACTCTAGGTAATAAATCACGATGCAGTTTATTTAATGTTTCAGCATCTTTACGTGCTGATGTATCAGTAATTTTCTTCACTTGGGAATATACTCTTGTTGGTGGAGCATTCTCGTtgtcgtcatcatcatcatcatcatcatcatcatcgttgTCACCAACTTTCCCACCTAATGTTGTGTTGATAGTATCTAGGTCAGGATCTTCAGGTAATAATTTGAGTTTTTGAGATGTTCTACTAGTTCTTTGTAATccaattttatttgatttaactAATTTAGAATTTGTTTTCGTGGTAttagataatgatgaaggagatattgttggttgttttAGTGAAACTAATGATGGTGTAGGGGTAatagatgatgatttgCCCAGCAGCTGTGACGACAGTGGTTGTTGTGGAGGTAATACAATGGGATTCTCAGGAATCTCTGAACTTAGTAGTGGTGTTTTATCAGTATCATTGTTTGTCATAGTAGatacaaatatatatatatatatatatattaaacaaaGTGTTGAGTATTGTTGTGAAGTTAAagttaaattgattgattaatcAATCATCAGAAGATGTGTCCGCCTAATTTCAGcgtttgtttgtttgttgaagAACTCTTCAATCTTTTGCTGTGATAATTTGAACGTCCTGCATATACACTTTTTActaagaattttttttttttctttctttcctgTTTTCACGATTGAGCGATGCTCTTCCCATAAAGTACAATTTGATCAGTAcatattcttcttctacttgAGCCACTACTACtcaccaccaaaatatcTTCAATCTTTTTTGGATTAATAGGGAAACTATCACTTATCAAGTATGCTGAAGTTGAGGACTAAAACAACAGAGTCGAGTAGAAGACATGCATTTTCTTCATTCCGTGAAAGAGTTGATTCAATCAAGATTGAACCAAGTAAGAAATTAACTAAAAGAGTGTatgattatattgataCTGAAGATCAAACTGATTCATATTTTCTTACTACATTAGAACATTGGAAGGAAACCAATTTATCAGGGAATTTCActgaatttttaaataaaatcgAACAAAATTGTCAATCATTACCTCAACttatttatcatcaatcaaCCATTTATCAAGCATTATATGATGCCATTGCCAAAAATGATGTTCATTCAATCCAACCATTACTTGAATTAATGTCACAATTTATTCATGATTTAGGTTCAGATTTTTTACCATTTTATACCAAAAcgttgaaattattaatggaTTTAGTATTACTGGTCAATCCTAATGATTTCCaaaataatagaaattcttcaaatgtTTTAGAATGGGCATTTAATACTTTGGCATTTgcatttaaatatttatcacGAAATTTAGCCATTGATTTAAAACCAacttttattgaattattaccGTTATTACAATTAACTAAAAAAACTTATATTTCCCGTTTTTGTGCTGAAGCATTATCATTTCTTATACGTAAACTGAATCAGGAATctttaaatgaaataattcaattttcattatatGATCAAATCGATATAATATTAGATAATGATGCATATTGTGAATCATTAACGATTTTATATAGTGAAGCAATGAAAAACACAAAGGGTA includes:
- a CDS encoding cytoplasmic protein required for sporulation, putative (Similar to S. cerevisiae RMD1;~In S. cerevisiae: required for meiotic nuclear division) → MTNNDTDKTPLLSSEIPENPIVLPPQQPSSSQSSGKSSSITPTPSLVSLKQPTISPSSLSNTTKTNSKLVKSNKIGLQRTSRTSQKLKLLPEDPDLDTINTTLGGKVGDNDDDDDDDDDDDNENAPPTRVYSQVKKITDTSARKDAETLNKSHRDLLPRVTAYCTCGSYRMKELLRWLKDKKKIHNTSPKLFDECLYTPFTYKDWRGTTNNNSDNNNNSTIIDDANANAAAAAARKLIRLADEGGEIDIGKKNDIFIFEYGVVIMWGYTRKEESAFLEDLARFESEKLSEEDIQIEEFNYYITKSYQPRIYNDFITLRDDDNYMLKLSISHGLAQSVKISLFEELVDNTIEDTQEIPQQIAHTGKVEMTRDEIMKSIGELFILRININLHGSVLDSPELMWAEPHLEPIYQAMRGYLEINQRVELLNQRLEVISDLLSMLKEQLGHSHEENLEFIVVVLVGVEVLVSVINIIIDIMAF